A region of the Vibrio rumoiensis genome:
CATCAAAAAGTCGTCGTGATCAGTAATGACACGGTTGCTCCTTTATATGCAGAGCGTTTAATTCAAACATTAACGAGCCTGCAATGCCAAGTCGATTTACTTAGTTTGCCTGATGGTGAGCAATACAAATCGCTCGAAACATTCAACTCAATTATGAGCTTTTTGTTAGAAGGCAATTATAGCCGTGATGTGGTGTTAGTTGCGCTTGGTGGGGGCGTTATTGGTGATTTAGTCGGGTTTGCCGCAGCGTGTTATCAGCGCGGAGTTGATTTTATTCAAGTTCCGACCACGTTATTGTCTCAAGTTGATTCATCCGTCGGAGGCAAAACCGCCGTGAATCATCCATTAGGTAAAAACATGATTGGGGCTTTTTATCAGCCTAAATCTGTGGTGATTGATACTGACTGCCTCGATACTTTACCTGAGCGTGAATTTGCTGCTGGTATGGCTGAAGTGATCAAATATGGCATCATCATTGATGGTGATTTTTTCACTTGGCTTGAACAGAATATGTCTAAGTTAGTGGCGTTAGATAATAAAGCCTTGTGCTATGCTATTGCTCGTTGCTGTCAAATCAAAGCTGACGTTGTGGCTGCGGATGAAAAAGAATCCGGTATTCGTGCTTTGTTGAATCTTGGTCATACTTATGGGCATGCGATTGAAGCTGAAATGGGATACGGCAATTGGCTGCATGGTGAGGCGGTTTCTGCTGGCACTATGATGGCGGCACATACTTCTCGACTTAGAGGTTTAATCAGTTCAGAGCAAGTTGAACGAATTAAGAATATTCTTGTCGAAGCTAAGTTACCAATTCATACTCCTGAAACAATGAATTATGAGCATTTTATCAAGCACATGATGCGAGATAAGAAGGTATTAGCAGGTCAGTTACGCTTAATTTTACCCACAGGAATTGGTTCATCTGAAGTATTAGCCAATACAGATGAATCTATAATCATGCAAGCCATTGAAGCTTGCCGCTAGAAAAAAGAGTGGTTCATTTTCATTGTTCAGCCATTTATAACGCATTAATTTATTTGTGTTTTTTTGACATTATTTATTTGTTAGCGTGCTATTTATAGAGCATTCGTATTTTGACGTAGAAAGAGGCTAGTAATGAGCATGACTCATGATGGTGCACATATTGTGCAATTGGAATCGCAAACTGAATTACTTGAAAGTTTGCAGATGTTTACTCGCCTTGATTCAAACGTGATATGCGTTGAAGGGGAGAAAGGTTCTGGTAAATCGTGGCTTGCACAACGCTTCCTTAATACTGACAAAAAAATTCAGACGCTCTCATTCTTAATTTGTCTTCCCTCTCAAACCGCTGAGCAGCAACGCAGTGTGCTATTAGGCCAACTACTGTCAGATAGCTTTTGTACCGGTGAAGAGACCTTAGTTGAAAGTTTATCCGCATTTCGTAAAGACCAAGATTGTAAAGCTACGATTATTGTTGATGATGCCAACTTGCTTGCTGAGCATTTATTAGATGAATTATCGCAATTAGTACTGGCGTCTCAAGCTAATCCATTATGGCAAATCAGTGTGATCTTGTTCACTGAACCAAATGCGATTGATGAATCATTATTAAATACCAACCCCAAACCAGAATTTAAACGTATCGCTATTTCTCCCCTGAGTGATAACGAAGCGACGGATTTTATTGATCAATTAGTCATCCCACTGGCTCACATTGATTCTGAGAAGAAAAAACAAGCCATTCATCATTCAGCCCTGTCTGTGGTCAATTACCCTGGTAATTTATTGGCATTATCTGAATCGCATAAAAAGCCAGTGGTATGCTGGGTGAAGCGTTCATTGATCGCCTTAATTATTATTTTATTAGCGCTCGGTGGTTGGTCTTGGTGGACCAGTTATCAAGCTCGAGTTCAAGATCAGCAAACCGAGGCTGACGTTATAGAGTCAACAGAAATCAAGCAAGGTGACAACGACACTCTTGCCAACCAGACTAGTGCCGCGATCAACACACTATCAGGTGCAGAGTCGACATTATCTGGTGATCAAGTAGAAGCGCCTCAAGAAGAGGATACGCTACCTCAAGCAGTGACGGATAAAACGTTAACCGTAGGGGATGAGTCTGACTCGGAACAAAAACGTGTTGTGGTTCCATCAAAGGTTGTCGATGCATTGCTTGATGGCGACTCACCGAAAGATGCCAAGGTTTCTAGTGATGAAATGACATCTGCTCAAGCTTCATCGGTTAAAAATACGGGTAGCTCATTAAAAGGTGATCAGCTTACTTTAGCTGATGATGTGTTATTAGCCGTACCCGCTGAACGATATACTTTGCAATTGGCGGC
Encoded here:
- a CDS encoding AAA family ATPase encodes the protein MSMTHDGAHIVQLESQTELLESLQMFTRLDSNVICVEGEKGSGKSWLAQRFLNTDKKIQTLSFLICLPSQTAEQQRSVLLGQLLSDSFCTGEETLVESLSAFRKDQDCKATIIVDDANLLAEHLLDELSQLVLASQANPLWQISVILFTEPNAIDESLLNTNPKPEFKRIAISPLSDNEATDFIDQLVIPLAHIDSEKKKQAIHHSALSVVNYPGNLLALSESHKKPVVCWVKRSLIALIIILLALGGWSWWTSYQARVQDQQTEADVIESTEIKQGDNDTLANQTSAAINTLSGAESTLSGDQVEAPQEEDTLPQAVTDKTLTVGDESDSEQKRVVVPSKVVDALLDGDSPKDAKVSSDEMTSAQASSVKNTGSSLKGDQLTLADDVLLAVPAERYTLQLAAVTKQQEAVNFIKMYNLDGKVRVYRTIRNQQSWYIVTYQDFASIKQTHEASQELPLALQKEQPWPKSMAQVHQEIERVK
- the aroB gene encoding 3-dehydroquinate synthase produces the protein MERINVDLAERSYPISIGAGLLTDPALFSHLKAHQKVVVISNDTVAPLYAERLIQTLTSLQCQVDLLSLPDGEQYKSLETFNSIMSFLLEGNYSRDVVLVALGGGVIGDLVGFAAACYQRGVDFIQVPTTLLSQVDSSVGGKTAVNHPLGKNMIGAFYQPKSVVIDTDCLDTLPEREFAAGMAEVIKYGIIIDGDFFTWLEQNMSKLVALDNKALCYAIARCCQIKADVVAADEKESGIRALLNLGHTYGHAIEAEMGYGNWLHGEAVSAGTMMAAHTSRLRGLISSEQVERIKNILVEAKLPIHTPETMNYEHFIKHMMRDKKVLAGQLRLILPTGIGSSEVLANTDESIIMQAIEACR